In Montipora foliosa isolate CH-2021 chromosome 13, ASM3666993v2, whole genome shotgun sequence, one DNA window encodes the following:
- the LOC137981669 gene encoding uncharacterized protein, which yields MATFREAREALLFAYQDGSIDDTEFDMLYDLNSSGNLEFPYWKYGRFDLDSMTDDECKAEFRFFTNDIYLLGEVLDIPDIMKCPNGVLVDGMEALSALLKRFAYPCRFADMVPRFGRPVPQLCMITNHLMDYVFNEYSHLLTQLCQPWLSRDRLRHFAATIHDKGAPLENCWGFIDGTVRPLCKPDQNQRILYNGHKRVHGIKFQSVVTPNGLIASLFGPVEGRRHDSGMLVDSGLLQELSQYSFAPDGTPLCVYGDPAYPLRVHLQGPFKGANLTPAEELFNKAMSQVRVSVEWLFGDIVNFFAFLDFKKNLKIGLSPVGKMYIVCALLRNAHSCLYQSSTSKVFGIDPPQIQDYFN from the coding sequence ATGGCAACATTCAGAGAGGCAAGGGAAGCTTTATTGTTTGCATATCAAGATGGAAGCATTGATGATACAGAGTTCGACATGTTGTACGATTTAAATTCCTCTGGAAATCTCGAATTTCCTTACTGGAAGTATGGTCGTTTCGATCTTGATTCTATGACAGATGATGAGTGTAAGGCTGAGTTTCGCTTTTTTACGAACGATATTTATTTACTTGGAGAAGTTCTTGATATTCCAGACATAATGAAATGCCCCAATGGCGTTCTTGTGGACGGAATGGAGGCTTTAAGTGCGTTGTTGAAGCGTTTTGCCTACCCGTGTCGGTTTGCAGATATGGTACCTCGATTCGGGAGACCTGTTCCACAACTTTGCATGATTACAAACCATTTGATGGACTATGTATTCAATGAATATAGCCACCTACTCACACAGTTATGTCAGCCATGGCTTTCCAGGGACCGTCTCCGTCATTTTGCTGCCACTATACATGATAAGGGAGCTCCACTCGAAAATTGTTGGGGTTTCATAGATGGAACAGTGAGACCCCTATGTAAGCCAGATCAAAACCAGAGAATTCTCTATAACGGACATAAGAGGGTGCATGGGATAAAGTTTCAGTCCGTAGTTACACCAAATGGGCTTATCGCAAGTCTGTTTGGTCCAGTCGAGGGCAGGAGACACGATAGTGGTATGCTAGTTGACTCAGGACTTCTGCAAGAATTATCGCAGTACTCGTTTGCACCGGATGGGACACCCTTATGCGTTTACGGCGACCCTGCGTACCCTTTGCGTGTTCATTTACAAGGGCCCTTCAAAGGCGCTAATTTGACACCAGCAGAAGAACTGTTCAACAAGGCCATGAGCCAAGTCAGAGTTTCGGTAGAATGGCTATTTGGGGACATCGTGAACTTCTTTGCATTCCTAGATTTCAAGAAAAACTTAAAAATCGGCTTAAGTCCTGTTGGCAAAATGTACATTGTGTGTGCGCTCTTAAGAAACGCTCACAGTTGTCTTTATCAATCAAGTACTTCGAAGGTTTTTGGAATAGATCCACCCCAAATCCAGGACTATTTTAATTAG